The Christiangramia flava JLT2011 region GTAATTCTTCATATAGTTTTTCACCCGGTCTAAGTCCGGTAATTTTAACCTTAATATGCTTATTAGGTGTATAGCCGGCAAGTTTAATCATTTTTATCGCCAAATCCATAATTTTGACTGGTTCTCCCATGTCGAAAACAAAGATTTCTCCGCCTTTACCCATCGCTCCAGCTTCCAGAACTAACTGACAGGCTTCCGGAATGGTCATAAAATACCTAATGATATCCGGGTGTGTAATGGTCACTGGTCCACCCTTTTCGATTTGCTTTTTGAACAATGGTACCACGGAACCATTCGAGCCTAAAACATTCCCAAAACGAGTAGTAATGAATTTAGTCGTTTCCGGTCCTTTTGCCCGCTGATTATGATAAAGTGATTGGACATACATTTCAGCAGCTCTTTTAGATGCTCCCATGACATTACTGGGATTCACCGCTTTGTCCGTCGAAACCATCACGAAATGCCCAACATTATATTCTACAGCCAGATCGGCTAAATTCTTTGTCCCATGAATATTTACAAAAATCGCTTCATGTGGATTGTTTTCCATTAGCGGCACGTGCTTGTATGCAGCGGCATGGTAGACCACATCAATCTGGTTGTTTGCAAATAGAGCGGCTAACCTTCGGCTATTACTAACATCACTTACAATAGGCCTGAAATTCAATTTCGGAAAGGAATTTTCGATCTCAAGCTGCAAATTATGTAAGGGTGTTTCAGCCTGATCCAGAATGATCAATTTTTTAGGGTTATATTCTGCTACCTGGCGCACGATTTCACTACCAATAGAACCTGCAGCACCAGTCACTAAAATGGTCTTTCCGGTAAGCTGTTCTATTTTATTCTGAACTTCCAGCTCAATAGGATCTCGTTCCAGCAAATCTTCAATCTGAAGGGACTTTACTTTATTGGCGATTGGCTGATCATTTTCATTGTCGTAAGTAGAAACAAGCGGGGCATTATAAACCGCAATATCGTGCTCCAGGCATTCTTCCACCAGCTTGAATTTTTCTTCAGGAGTAAAAGAATGTTCCGAAAAAATAATCGCCTCGGCACCAAGAGATGCAACTTCTTCATGGATTTTTGAGGTATGCTTTAAAACCGGTTTCCCTAATATTTGTAGACTTTTATGGGTGTTATTCGTTAAAAAGCCAACGATTTTGAATCGTTTGGGATGTTCGATGTCCAGTGCACCTGCAATTGAAATAGCATTTTCATCAACTCCCAGAATAACAGCTTTTATTAGTTTTTCGTCCTTTTGAGCAAGCTTAAAATATTCGTAAACCTGTTTTACGCCTAAGCGGAATAAGAATAATAATGAAAAGGAAATCCAAAGGTTGATTAACAAGCCGCCAATCAGGAAAATCTTTTCGTCAATGGAAAAATATA contains the following coding sequences:
- a CDS encoding polysaccharide biosynthesis protein; this translates as MGRLQKALHRIFSDPDRSLDIRNIKYLPRWAVLLIDIGLVSISIIFTILILLDLSPFQYTLISYFDKAIMVVAVNIFYFYIFKTYAGIIRYSSNIDALKLLLATISTFITLVVINYVVYFSIDEKIFLIGGLLINLWISFSLLFLFRLGVKQVYEYFKLAQKDEKLIKAVILGVDENAISIAGALDIEHPKRFKIVGFLTNNTHKSLQILGKPVLKHTSKIHEEVASLGAEAIIFSEHSFTPEEKFKLVEECLEHDIAVYNAPLVSTYDNENDQPIANKVKSLQIEDLLERDPIELEVQNKIEQLTGKTILVTGAAGSIGSEIVRQVAEYNPKKLIILDQAETPLHNLQLEIENSFPKLNFRPIVSDVSNSRRLAALFANNQIDVVYHAAAYKHVPLMENNPHEAIFVNIHGTKNLADLAVEYNVGHFVMVSTDKAVNPSNVMGASKRAAEMYVQSLYHNQRAKGPETTKFITTRFGNVLGSNGSVVPLFKKQIEKGGPVTITHPDIIRYFMTIPEACQLVLEAGAMGKGGEIFVFDMGEPVKIMDLAIKMIKLAGYTPNKHIKVKITGLRPGEKLYEELLNDECKTLPTHHKKIMIGQDVVRDYEVINDKIEKIIKSAYKLKNDKVVAKLKDLIPEFKSNNSAYERLDKTPELKKN